From Clarias gariepinus isolate MV-2021 ecotype Netherlands chromosome 2, CGAR_prim_01v2, whole genome shotgun sequence, one genomic window encodes:
- the LOC128509085 gene encoding trace amine-associated receptor 13c-like — protein sequence MNLTEFNQYDRCEHFSCPAKSVSSAVYILLYVCSAAVVLLTVCGNLFIIISVFHFKQLHTPTNMLVLSLAVSDFLVGNFLMPLLLIWTIESCWIFGRVLCIIYWVVSSMLNISIYTVAQIAVDRYLALSNPFLYMNIVSVRITCVVIVFNWCLALGYTIAILYSNGNFQSSVLCPGECLLFLNEVWTVIDLVFSFIFPLSVIIILYTLVFVIAKKHATAIRELNNHTRPKAQTISSQSMKSERKAAKVLGILVSVFLLCLLPYFIYTSLANVIELQLETFGKVLIMIYLNSTINPFIYALFYPWFRRCIKLIITLHILQTDSALINVLS from the coding sequence ATGAACCTGACAGAGTTTAACCAGTATGATCGCTGTGAGCATTTCTCCTGTCCAGCGAAATCTGTATCGTCTGCAGTttatatcttactgtatgtgtgttcagctgctgtAGTTCTGCTAACAGTGTGTGGAAATCTGTTTAtcatcatctctgtttttcACTTCAAACAGCTTCACACACCGACTAACATGCTCGTGCTCTCTCTGGCTGTGTCAGATTTCCTTGTCGGCAATTTTCTAATGCCACTACTTTTAATCTGGACTATTGAGTCATGCTGGATTTTTGGGAGAGTTTTATGCATTATTTACTGGGTGGTTAGTAGTATGCTTAATATATCAATCTATACTGTTGCTCAGATTGCTGTTGATCGGTATTTGGCTCTCTCAAACCCCTTTCTCTACATGAACATTGTATCTGTGAGAATTACTTgtgttgtaattgtttttaactGGTGTTTAGCGCTCGGCTATACCATAGCAATTCTATATTCTAATGGAAACTTTCAAAGTTCTGTATTGTGTCCTGGAGAGTGTTTACTCTTTCTTAATGAGGTTTGGACTGTAATTGATCTTGTATtttcctttatatttccactttctgTCATAATTATATTGTACACTTTAGTTTTTGTGATTGCTAAAaaacatgccactgctatcagagagcttaataatcacacacgGCCTAAAGCACAGACAATCTCCTCACAGTCaatgaaatctgagagaaaagcagctaaagtcctcggcattttagtgtccgtgtttcttttgtgtttacttccatattttatttacacttcATTAGCCAATGTTATTGAATTACAGTTAGAAACATTTGGAAAAgttttaattatgatttatcTTAATTCCACCATTAATCCATTCATTTACGCTCTGTTTTATCCATGGTTTAGAAGgtgcattaaattaattataactcTTCACATATTACAAACAGATTCTGCTTTAATCAATGTTCTTtcgtga